In Anaerostipes hadrus ATCC 29173 = JCM 17467, a single genomic region encodes these proteins:
- a CDS encoding TrkH family potassium uptake protein, which produces MKELRPVQVILLGFLITIFAGSILLALPIATQSGQATPYIDALFTATTSVCVTGLIVETTMTHWSIFGQAVIILLVQIGGLGVITITTGMFFMLRKRITLGNRMLIQESMGLNTMTGLVPLVKKILIGTGIIEGIGAVLYATQYVPEFGIGYGVWAAIFNSISAFCNAGMDIVRDDSLRSYVTNPVMNFTTMGLIILGGLGFVVWKDLWQGFKKIVKDKVPVKRMIQQWRLQTKIVLSITSFLILFGTILIFLFEYHNPATMESLSLPQKIQASLFQSVTTRTAGFETVAQGALTDASSLVSMFLMIIGGSPTGTAGGVKTVTFAILVFCVLSVAKQEESITLFKRRVPQNLLAKALAIIVINLIVLMTSVLLLLVFDHGTFMDSCYECVSALATVGLTKGLTPNLTIAGKVIIIITMYLGRVGPISMAIGFSQKNKKKMVMYPEQDLIL; this is translated from the coding sequence ATGAAAGAGTTACGACCGGTACAGGTCATATTGCTTGGATTTTTAATTACAATATTTGCAGGATCGATACTGCTTGCACTGCCGATCGCAACACAAAGCGGGCAGGCAACGCCTTATATTGATGCATTATTTACAGCAACAACATCTGTGTGTGTGACGGGTTTGATCGTTGAGACAACAATGACACATTGGAGTATATTTGGGCAGGCAGTGATCATATTGCTTGTACAGATCGGAGGACTTGGTGTCATTACGATCACAACAGGAATGTTTTTTATGCTTCGAAAGAGGATCACTCTTGGAAATAGAATGTTGATTCAGGAGTCTATGGGTCTTAATACAATGACAGGTTTAGTTCCATTAGTTAAGAAGATTCTGATCGGGACAGGGATCATAGAAGGAATTGGAGCAGTTCTTTATGCGACTCAGTATGTGCCGGAATTTGGCATTGGATATGGAGTATGGGCAGCAATCTTTAATTCAATCTCGGCATTTTGTAATGCAGGAATGGATATTGTAAGAGACGACAGTCTGCGAAGCTATGTAACGAATCCAGTTATGAATTTTACGACAATGGGGCTGATCATCCTGGGAGGTCTTGGATTTGTTGTATGGAAAGATCTTTGGCAGGGATTCAAAAAGATCGTAAAAGATAAAGTTCCTGTAAAAAGGATGATACAACAATGGAGACTTCAGACCAAGATCGTGTTATCCATTACGTCATTTTTGATCTTGTTTGGTACAATATTGATCTTTCTGTTTGAATATCATAATCCAGCAACTATGGAGAGTCTGTCATTGCCACAGAAGATACAGGCATCACTGTTTCAGTCTGTGACGACACGTACCGCAGGGTTTGAGACGGTAGCACAGGGCGCATTGACGGATGCATCTTCGCTGGTTTCTATGTTTCTGATGATCATCGGAGGATCACCAACTGGTACTGCAGGCGGTGTCAAGACAGTGACATTCGCAATTCTTGTATTTTGTGTGCTCTCTGTGGCAAAACAAGAAGAATCAATTACGTTATTTAAACGAAGAGTTCCACAGAATCTGTTGGCTAAAGCGCTTGCAATCATTGTGATCAACTTGATCGTGCTGATGACATCTGTGTTATTGCTGTTGGTATTTGATCATGGGACTTTTATGGATTCATGCTATGAATGTGTATCAGCACTCGCGACAGTTGGTTTAACCAAAGGATTGACACCGAATTTGACAATCGCAGGGAAAGTGATTATCATCATTACCATGTATTTAGGGCGTGTCGGACCGATTTCTATGGCGATCGGTTTTTCACAGAAGAATAAGAAAAAGATGGTCATGTATCCGGAACAGGATCTGATCTTATAA
- a CDS encoding potassium channel family protein has translation MKKSVAVLGLGKFGSSIARSLAKGGAEVLAVDKDEDLVRDIADKVTCAVCVDISDKEMMNNIGLEGMDAVVIATAEHLDSGVMALMIVKEIGVPYVLAKADGTLKGEILKRVGADEIVYPEEEMGARIANNLLGGSMTDLFDLSADTSIVKVPARKEWINKSLVDINFRGKYNVNVIAIEGEGGVDGAPDPTKPIKDEENLVLIGKKEDLVKLRK, from the coding sequence ATGAAGAAGTCAGTTGCAGTTTTAGGACTTGGAAAGTTTGGAAGCAGTATCGCAAGGTCACTTGCCAAAGGTGGAGCAGAAGTACTGGCAGTTGATAAAGATGAGGATCTTGTAAGAGATATCGCAGATAAAGTAACTTGTGCAGTCTGTGTGGATATATCTGATAAGGAAATGATGAACAACATCGGATTGGAAGGAATGGATGCAGTTGTGATCGCAACTGCAGAGCATTTAGATTCCGGTGTTATGGCATTGATGATCGTCAAAGAGATCGGTGTGCCATATGTTCTTGCGAAGGCAGACGGAACTTTAAAAGGAGAGATATTAAAACGTGTTGGAGCCGATGAGATCGTTTATCCAGAAGAAGAGATGGGAGCAAGGATCGCAAACAATCTGCTTGGAGGAAGTATGACAGATCTGTTTGATCTTTCTGCAGACACAAGTATCGTTAAAGTACCAGCAAGAAAAGAATGGATCAACAAATCATTAGTAGACATTAATTTCCGTGGAAAATATAACGTTAACGTCATCGCGATCGAAGGAGAAGGTGGTGTTGACGGGGCTCCAGATCCAACGAAACCGATCAAAGATGAGGAAAATCTTGTGCTGATCGGTAAGAAAGAAGATCTGGTCAAATTAAGAAAATAA
- a CDS encoding TrmH family RNA methyltransferase, translating to MITTTQNKQIKQIIKLKKSARERRKQELFLVEGIRMFTEIPEEYLYKVYASEDFYNEHRVIFEHMDVELVSPQVMKEISDTMTPQGVLALVKMMKYSLEDLLEQEKPLFLVLENLQDPGNLGTILRTGEGAGINGVIMSHDTVDIYNPKVTRSTMGSIFRVPFVYVDDLLEVAETMKQKNIITYAAHLNGTDYTKEDYQKGTAFFIGNEGNGLTDKLTDKAQKKIKIPMCGKVESLNAAMASGLLVYEARRQRQGVD from the coding sequence ATGATCACAACCACTCAGAATAAGCAGATCAAACAGATCATCAAATTAAAGAAGAGTGCAAGAGAAAGAAGAAAACAAGAATTATTTCTTGTAGAGGGAATTCGTATGTTTACAGAGATCCCAGAAGAATATTTATATAAAGTCTATGCATCTGAAGATTTTTATAACGAACATAGAGTGATTTTTGAACATATGGATGTGGAATTGGTATCACCTCAAGTTATGAAAGAGATTTCCGATACGATGACACCACAGGGAGTTCTTGCACTGGTGAAGATGATGAAATATTCTTTAGAAGATCTTCTAGAACAGGAAAAACCATTATTTCTGGTGCTTGAGAATCTTCAGGATCCGGGGAATCTCGGGACGATCCTTCGAACAGGAGAGGGTGCAGGGATCAATGGTGTTATCATGAGTCATGATACAGTAGATATTTATAATCCAAAGGTTACGCGCTCCACGATGGGATCAATATTTCGTGTGCCATTTGTCTATGTCGATGATCTTTTAGAAGTTGCAGAAACGATGAAACAAAAGAATATCATCACGTATGCAGCACATCTCAATGGAACAGACTATACGAAGGAAGATTATCAAAAAGGAACCGCATTTTTCATTGGCAATGAGGGAAATGGTCTGACAGATAAGTTGACAGACAAAGCACAGAAGAAGATCAAGATTCCAATGTGTGGTAAGGTAGAATCATTAAATGCAGCCATGGCATCAGGTCTTTTAGTTTATGAGGCAAGACGCCAGAGACAGGGGGTGGATTAA
- a CDS encoding NfeD family protein, translating to MYAVYWLIASAVFLLVEIMTLGLTSIWFAGGAVAAAIAALFGVPFWVQMLIFIVVTCLLFALTRPVAKRYLNSKVQKTNTDALIGQTALVKETINNMESKGLVQLNGQDWTARSFEAGEIIPEGSEVIVKEIRGVKLIVEREV from the coding sequence ATGTATGCAGTTTATTGGCTGATCGCATCCGCGGTATTTTTACTTGTTGAGATCATGACACTTGGACTTACAAGTATCTGGTTTGCAGGTGGAGCCGTTGCTGCAGCGATCGCAGCACTATTTGGTGTTCCATTTTGGGTACAGATGTTGATATTTATCGTGGTAACATGTCTGTTGTTTGCACTGACAAGACCAGTTGCCAAACGATATTTAAACAGCAAGGTGCAAAAAACGAATACCGATGCATTGATCGGACAGACAGCACTTGTCAAAGAAACGATCAATAACATGGAAAGCAAAGGGTTGGTTCAGTTAAATGGCCAGGATTGGACTGCGAGAAGCTTTGAGGCTGGAGAGATCATTCCAGAAGGCAGCGAAGTGATCGTAAAAGAAATCCGAGGCGTGAAACTGATCGTAGAAAGAGAGGTATAA
- a CDS encoding SPFH domain-containing protein gives MSIILFIIVIALLAMIISSTVRIVPQAHAYVVERLGAYQGTWSVGLHVKVPFIDRVARKVNLKEQVVDFPPQPVITKDNVTMQIDTVVYFQITDPKLYSYGVENPIMAIENLTATTLRNVIGDLELDETLTSRETINTQMRATLDVATDPWGIKVNRVELKNIIPPAAIQDAMEKQMKAERERREAILIAEGEKKSAILRAEGQKESMVLQAEGDKEAAILRAEAKKEATIREAEGQAEAIRAIQKANAQGIESIKAAKADDAVIQLKSLEAFAKAADGKATKIIIPSEIQGMAGLVKSITEVAKDDEKNIADLIEEQVQDTVKEQ, from the coding sequence ATGTCGATTATTTTATTTATTATTGTTATCGCATTGCTTGCGATGATCATTTCATCCACAGTGCGTATCGTGCCGCAGGCACATGCTTATGTTGTAGAACGACTGGGTGCTTATCAGGGAACATGGTCTGTAGGACTTCATGTCAAAGTCCCATTTATTGATCGTGTTGCAAGAAAAGTCAACTTAAAAGAGCAGGTTGTGGATTTTCCACCACAGCCAGTTATCACAAAAGATAACGTTACGATGCAGATCGATACAGTTGTATATTTTCAGATCACTGATCCAAAATTATACAGTTACGGTGTAGAGAACCCGATCATGGCAATCGAGAATCTGACAGCTACAACACTTCGAAATGTCATCGGTGATCTGGAATTAGATGAGACATTAACTTCCAGAGAGACGATCAATACACAGATGAGAGCAACACTTGACGTTGCGACAGATCCATGGGGAATCAAAGTAAACCGTGTGGAACTTAAGAACATCATTCCACCAGCAGCCATTCAGGATGCCATGGAGAAACAGATGAAAGCAGAACGTGAACGAAGAGAAGCGATTCTGATCGCAGAAGGTGAGAAGAAGTCCGCGATCTTACGTGCAGAAGGACAGAAAGAATCTATGGTCCTTCAGGCAGAGGGAGATAAGGAAGCAGCAATCCTTCGTGCGGAAGCGAAGAAAGAAGCAACGATCCGTGAAGCAGAAGGTCAGGCAGAAGCAATCCGTGCGATTCAGAAAGCGAATGCACAGGGTATTGAATCAATCAAGGCAGCCAAAGCTGACGATGCAGTCATCCAGTTAAAGAGCTTAGAAGCATTTGCTAAAGCAGCTGACGGAAAAGCTACAAAGATCATTATCCCATCTGAGATTCAGGGGATGGCAGGTCTTGTAAAATCAATTACAGAAGTTGCCAAAGACGATGAGAAGAATATTGCAGATCTGATCGAAGAGCAGGTACAAGACACTGTAAAAGAACAGTAA
- a CDS encoding SGNH/GDSL hydrolase family protein produces MKTIVCYGDSNTYGYNPENGFRYEYEERWTTILQKELKDSAIVIPEGLNGRTTSFEDELRPGRNGATYLDPCLHSHGPIDLVVLMLGTNDLKIRFQATPTDIGKGIDRLIKMIKSITPQKRQDGRSAKILLMAPPHLGDDLTEIPSGEEMGFERGISYSKRLAPIYEDWAKFHNIEFLDAAKYAKASEIDACHLTRESHRKLGEMVAKKCKEILEI; encoded by the coding sequence ATGAAGACAATCGTTTGTTATGGAGATTCTAATACTTATGGCTATAATCCGGAAAATGGATTCCGTTATGAATATGAAGAACGATGGACAACCATTTTGCAAAAGGAACTGAAAGATTCTGCGATCGTGATTCCGGAAGGATTAAACGGCAGAACAACAAGTTTTGAAGATGAGTTAAGACCAGGAAGAAATGGTGCAACATATTTAGATCCATGTTTACACAGCCACGGACCGATCGATCTGGTAGTGTTAATGCTTGGAACGAATGACCTTAAGATCCGTTTTCAGGCAACACCAACAGATATCGGAAAAGGGATCGACCGTCTGATCAAGATGATCAAATCGATCACTCCACAGAAGAGACAAGATGGACGATCCGCAAAGATCCTTTTAATGGCACCACCGCATCTTGGGGATGATCTGACAGAGATTCCAAGTGGAGAAGAGATGGGATTTGAAAGAGGGATCAGTTATTCCAAGAGATTGGCACCGATTTATGAAGACTGGGCAAAGTTTCATAACATTGAATTTCTGGATGCAGCAAAATATGCAAAAGCTTCCGAAATCGATGCCTGCCACCTGACAAGAGAAAGTCATAGGAAATTAGGTGAAATGGTTGCGAAAAAATGCAAGGAAATCCTTGAAATATAA
- the argF gene encoding ornithine carbamoyltransferase produces MDAKTSLKGRSFLTLKDFTPEEIGYFLDLAAKLKADKKKGITGNSLKGKNIALLFEKPSTRTRCSFTIGCVDEGAHPEYLGKDDIQLGHKESVEDTARVLGRMFDGIEFRGFLHENVEKLAKYSGVPVWNGLTDDYHPTQILADFLTLREQFGEIKGLNFVFAGDGRNNMSNSLMIGCSKMGLNFTCLAPKSLWPNEELVKQCEEYAKESGAKIRFTEDVKEAVEGADCIYTDVWASMGEEDKAAERIALLRPYQVNKEMLEMTGKDTTVVMHCLPAVKGHEITEDVFEHYADVIFDEAENRMHTIKAVMVATLGEY; encoded by the coding sequence ATGGACGCAAAGACAAGCTTAAAGGGAAGAAGTTTCTTAACATTAAAAGACTTTACACCAGAAGAAATTGGTTATTTTTTAGATTTAGCAGCGAAATTAAAAGCAGATAAGAAAAAAGGGATCACAGGAAACAGTCTAAAAGGGAAAAATATTGCTCTTTTATTTGAAAAACCAAGTACAAGAACAAGATGTTCATTTACGATCGGATGTGTTGATGAGGGTGCACACCCAGAATATCTAGGAAAAGATGATATTCAGTTAGGACACAAAGAATCTGTAGAAGATACAGCAAGAGTTCTTGGAAGAATGTTTGACGGGATAGAATTTCGTGGATTCTTACATGAGAACGTAGAGAAATTAGCAAAATACAGTGGAGTTCCAGTATGGAATGGTTTAACAGATGATTACCATCCAACACAGATCTTAGCGGACTTCTTAACATTAAGAGAACAGTTTGGAGAGATCAAAGGATTAAACTTTGTATTCGCTGGAGACGGAAGAAATAACATGAGCAACTCTTTAATGATTGGATGCAGTAAGATGGGATTGAATTTCACATGCTTAGCACCAAAGAGTTTATGGCCAAATGAAGAACTGGTAAAACAGTGCGAAGAGTATGCGAAAGAATCTGGAGCTAAGATCCGTTTTACAGAAGATGTGAAAGAAGCTGTGGAAGGTGCAGACTGCATTTACACAGACGTATGGGCATCTATGGGTGAAGAAGACAAGGCAGCAGAAAGAATTGCTTTATTAAGACCATATCAGGTAAATAAAGAAATGTTAGAGATGACAGGAAAAGATACTACAGTTGTTATGCATTGCCTGCCAGCAGTTAAAGGACATGAGATCACAGAAGATGTTTTTGAACATTATGCAGATGTGATTTTTGATGAAGCAGAAAATCGTATGCACACGATCAAAGCTGTTATGGTAGCGACTTTAGGAGAATATTAG
- a CDS encoding biotin--[acetyl-CoA-carboxylase] ligase — MKSKILKELKNADDYISGQQLCERLGVSRTAVWKHIKALRAEGYEIDSVTNKGYKLMMEPDLLTKEEVASCLHTKWLGKDLYCYETMDSTNLEIRRLAEAGAGHGTVAITEEQTMGKGRRGRSWLAEAGAGIAMSFLLKPQIEAQNSSMLTLVTALAVNEAICETTGIRAKIKWPNDIIVNGKKICGILTEMSLQMDEINYIVVGLGINVNIDHFPEDLSDKATSLQIEGGRKIKRAPLAAKVLECFEKYYDMFLKTEDLSMLQDEYNKLLVHTDQKIKVVRGSKEEIFLSRGINHRGELLVEDEDGKVSEVSSGEVSVRGILGYV; from the coding sequence ATGAAAAGTAAGATTCTCAAGGAATTAAAGAATGCAGATGATTATATATCAGGACAGCAGCTTTGTGAGCGGTTGGGAGTTTCAAGGACTGCTGTCTGGAAGCATATCAAAGCATTAAGAGCAGAAGGTTACGAGATTGATTCTGTGACAAATAAAGGCTATAAACTTATGATGGAACCAGATCTTTTGACAAAAGAAGAAGTAGCATCCTGCCTTCATACCAAATGGCTTGGAAAAGATCTTTATTGTTATGAGACAATGGATTCTACAAATCTTGAGATCCGCCGTCTGGCAGAGGCAGGTGCCGGTCACGGAACCGTTGCGATCACAGAAGAACAGACGATGGGAAAAGGAAGAAGAGGACGAAGCTGGTTGGCAGAAGCTGGAGCAGGGATCGCGATGAGCTTTCTTCTAAAACCTCAGATCGAAGCTCAGAATTCTTCTATGCTTACGTTAGTTACTGCATTAGCGGTAAATGAAGCAATCTGTGAGACAACAGGAATTCGGGCAAAGATCAAATGGCCAAACGATATCATTGTGAATGGAAAGAAGATCTGTGGAATCCTAACAGAGATGAGCCTTCAGATGGATGAGATCAATTACATTGTAGTGGGACTTGGTATCAATGTAAATATCGATCATTTTCCAGAAGATTTAAGTGATAAGGCAACTTCACTCCAGATCGAGGGAGGAAGAAAGATCAAGAGAGCTCCATTGGCAGCGAAAGTGTTAGAATGTTTTGAGAAATATTACGATATGTTTTTGAAGACAGAAGATCTTAGCATGTTGCAAGATGAATACAATAAACTTCTGGTACATACAGACCAGAAGATCAAGGTTGTCAGAGGTTCCAAAGAAGAGATATTCTTATCAAGAGGCATCAATCATCGTGGAGAATTACTGGTAGAGGATGAAGATGGAAAGGTATCAGAAGTTTCATCCGGAGAGGTATCAGTAAGAGGTATCTTGGGATACGTATAA
- a CDS encoding DUF6145 family protein: MYQDKVTLCGSNAYEKKYYLNPDFSGLPEQIKQELQIACVLFTAEVGGVLTLEFDEEGKLNFVTHVEDNDFFYDEIGSELMIKKLRQEKQDFWESLELYYKIFLLGEDEV; encoded by the coding sequence ATGTATCAGGATAAAGTTACATTATGCGGTTCCAATGCATATGAGAAGAAATATTACTTAAACCCTGATTTTTCTGGATTACCAGAACAGATCAAACAGGAACTGCAGATTGCATGTGTACTATTTACAGCAGAAGTCGGCGGAGTCTTGACATTAGAGTTCGATGAAGAAGGCAAATTAAATTTTGTTACTCATGTGGAAGATAATGATTTCTTTTACGATGAGATCGGAAGTGAACTGATGATCAAGAAACTAAGACAGGAAAAACAGGATTTCTGGGAGTCCTTGGAACTATATTATAAAATATTCCTTTTGGGAGAAGATGAGGTATAA
- a CDS encoding type III pantothenate kinase produces MLLALDVGNTNITIGVFKRKEIIEVFRITTKLPRTSDEFGILISSLLKEKGLDEGEVKAAIIGSVVPNIMHSLSSGLIKYFDVKPIIVGPGIKTGINLGRFNPREVGADRIVDLVAGYEIYGGPALVIDYGTATTYDIVTENGVFLAGVIAPGIRTSANVLYRDAARLPEIEILKPKTILANSTIDSMQAGLYYGVVGETKYMVQKMKEETGFDNMKVIATGGLGNMIAQTVDEIDYYDPTLTLKGLQIIYEKQ; encoded by the coding sequence ATGTTATTAGCACTCGATGTTGGGAATACCAATATAACGATCGGCGTATTCAAAAGAAAAGAGATTATAGAGGTATTTCGAATTACAACAAAGTTACCAAGAACATCCGATGAATTTGGAATTCTGATTTCAAGCCTATTAAAGGAAAAAGGATTGGATGAAGGTGAAGTGAAGGCAGCGATCATAGGATCCGTTGTGCCAAATATCATGCATTCACTGAGTAGTGGTTTGATCAAATATTTTGATGTAAAACCGATCATTGTAGGACCTGGGATCAAGACAGGGATTAATCTTGGAAGATTTAATCCAAGAGAAGTTGGAGCAGACAGGATCGTGGATCTGGTTGCAGGATATGAAATATATGGCGGACCAGCACTCGTCATTGACTATGGAACTGCAACAACATACGATATTGTCACAGAGAATGGCGTATTCTTAGCAGGTGTGATCGCACCGGGAATTCGCACTTCAGCAAATGTACTATATAGAGATGCAGCACGTCTGCCAGAGATTGAAATCTTAAAACCAAAGACGATCCTTGCAAACAGCACGATTGACAGTATGCAGGCAGGTTTGTACTATGGAGTTGTTGGTGAGACAAAATATATGGTACAGAAGATGAAAGAAGAGACAGGCTTTGATAACATGAAAGTTATCGCAACCGGAGGCCTTGGAAATATGATCGCACAGACGGTTGATGAGATCGACTATTACGATCCAACATTAACATTGAAGGGATTACAGATCATTTATGAGAAGCAATAA
- the dusB gene encoding tRNA dihydrouridine synthase DusB, whose translation MRSNKLKPLVIGDITIEHPLALAPMAGVTDLPYRLLCKEQGAGMMCTEMVSAKGLYYGNRKSEPLMATDPKEIPVAIQIFGSDPEIMGQMAEKVNDGRFQMIDINMGCPVPKIVNNGDGSALMKNPELAGKVIKAVVDAVDIPVTVKIRKGFNDELINAPEMAQVAQENGAAAIAVHGRTREQYYSGTADWSIIRKVKEAVDIPVIGNGDITCAKDVLRMQEETGCDGFMIGRRAKGNPWIFKEILHFFETGEEMPRPSLEEVVTMMLRHGQMMIDFKGEYIGVREMRKHVAWYTFGFPGAAKLREKVNHTETYEDLEELLQNYLKATNGRD comes from the coding sequence ATGAGAAGCAATAAATTAAAACCTCTGGTTATTGGAGATATTACAATTGAACACCCGTTAGCACTTGCACCGATGGCAGGAGTTACAGATCTACCATATCGTTTGTTATGTAAAGAACAGGGTGCTGGAATGATGTGCACTGAGATGGTAAGTGCCAAAGGATTATATTATGGGAACCGTAAATCTGAGCCATTGATGGCAACAGATCCGAAGGAAATTCCAGTAGCGATCCAGATTTTTGGATCCGATCCAGAGATCATGGGTCAGATGGCAGAGAAAGTCAACGATGGGCGGTTTCAGATGATCGATATCAACATGGGATGTCCGGTTCCAAAGATCGTGAATAACGGTGATGGATCCGCATTGATGAAGAATCCGGAATTAGCAGGGAAAGTGATCAAAGCAGTTGTAGATGCTGTGGATATCCCGGTTACAGTTAAGATCCGAAAGGGATTTAACGATGAATTGATCAATGCACCAGAGATGGCACAGGTTGCACAGGAGAATGGAGCAGCAGCGATCGCAGTTCATGGAAGAACAAGAGAACAGTACTATTCAGGAACAGCAGACTGGTCGATCATTCGCAAGGTAAAAGAAGCTGTTGATATTCCGGTAATTGGAAATGGTGATATCACATGTGCAAAAGATGTACTACGAATGCAGGAAGAGACAGGATGTGACGGATTTATGATCGGAAGAAGAGCCAAAGGGAATCCATGGATCTTCAAAGAGATCTTACATTTCTTTGAGACAGGAGAAGAAATGCCAAGACCATCCTTAGAAGAAGTTGTCACCATGATGTTGAGACATGGACAGATGATGATCGATTTTAAAGGAGAATACATCGGAGTCCGTGAGATGCGGAAACATGTCGCATGGTATACATTCGGTTTTCCAGGGGCAGCAAAACTTCGCGAGAAGGTAAATCATACAGAGACATACGAAGACTTAGAAGAATTACTGCAAAATTATCTCAAAGCCACGAATGGCAGGGATTAG
- the greA gene encoding transcription elongation factor GreA, giving the protein MAEAKKNILTPDGLKALEDELQELKVVRRKEIAQKIKEAREQGDLSENAEYDAAKDEQRDMEARIEEIEKILKNAVVIDEKFEKGVISLGCHVLLEDITLGKEVTYHIVGSTEADILQNKISNEAPIGRALLGKKIGDVVSVEGINQVNDFRVIDVQRK; this is encoded by the coding sequence ATGGCAGAGGCAAAGAAGAATATATTAACCCCAGACGGTTTAAAAGCATTAGAAGATGAATTACAAGAATTAAAAGTCGTAAGACGTAAAGAGATCGCACAGAAGATCAAAGAAGCAAGAGAACAGGGTGACTTATCAGAGAACGCGGAATATGATGCAGCCAAAGATGAACAGCGTGACATGGAAGCACGTATCGAAGAGATCGAAAAGATCTTAAAGAACGCCGTTGTTATCGATGAGAAGTTTGAAAAAGGTGTCATCAGCCTTGGATGTCACGTATTATTAGAAGACATCACTCTTGGAAAAGAAGTAACATACCATATCGTAGGTTCTACAGAAGCAGATATCCTTCAGAACAAGATTTCCAATGAAGCACCGATCGGTAGAGCTTTACTTGGAAAGAAAATCGGAGATGTCGTATCCGTAGAAGGAATCAATCAGGTAAACGACTTCAGAGTCATTGATGTACAGAGAAAGTAA